A DNA window from Sphingopyxis sp. CCNWLW2 contains the following coding sequences:
- a CDS encoding DUF3617 domain-containing protein, whose protein sequence is MKKFLTVAALYAVLVLGGCGKSNDTVAAPTGTVKREGGNWKTDVKLVKFEMPGVPDNVKDQMSKQFAAASGTEQCLTQEQADKEDVAGALSKGYREACTWSKNQIGDGKIDVAGTCTQGAQKVELALAGTLGAMKTDVLVISKGKSPMGGGDLEMQMQVTSANIGPCKG, encoded by the coding sequence ATGAAGAAGTTTTTGACGGTCGCCGCGCTGTACGCAGTGCTGGTGTTGGGCGGCTGCGGCAAGAGCAACGATACGGTGGCTGCGCCGACCGGGACGGTGAAGCGCGAAGGCGGGAACTGGAAGACCGACGTCAAGCTGGTCAAGTTCGAGATGCCGGGCGTTCCCGATAATGTGAAGGACCAGATGTCGAAGCAGTTCGCGGCCGCCAGCGGCACCGAACAGTGCCTCACGCAGGAACAGGCAGACAAGGAGGATGTCGCCGGTGCGCTGTCGAAAGGCTATCGCGAGGCCTGCACCTGGAGCAAGAATCAGATCGGCGACGGCAAGATCGACGTTGCGGGGACATGCACACAAGGCGCGCAAAAGGTTGAACTCGCCCTCGCAGGAACCCTCGGCGCCATGAAGACCGACGTTCTTGTCATCTCGAAGGGCAAGTCGCCGATGGGTGGCGGCGACTTGGAAATGCAGATGCAGGTCACCAGCGCCAACATCGGCCCCTGTAAGGGCTAA